A genomic stretch from Eretmochelys imbricata isolate rEreImb1 chromosome 24, rEreImb1.hap1, whole genome shotgun sequence includes:
- the LOC144279985 gene encoding LOW QUALITY PROTEIN: putative G-protein coupled receptor 33 (The sequence of the model RefSeq protein was modified relative to this genomic sequence to represent the inferred CDS: inserted 2 bases in 1 codon) → MPRASWGGACIRHRVKGSEFKTQGSTEXWGQTKGRFAGQRHITRVSVLEGSCMLSRGIMALPPTTVANSTKTPETMKTPHLASAVLLFITFLVGVVGNGMFLWVLGLKMRRTVTTLWFLHLVSCYLLFTLLIPFFAVYVLLDFHWVFGMAMCKLLNAFISMGMFSSVFLLTLISLDRYTLTHHPIWSRNHRTLSRAWKLVVGVWLASFGLSTPYLAFRETQVLDGGRIMCVNKYNIFGDWNGAEMQDLVRRIHLAIFVVRFLLGFLLPFCTIVGCYVRMELKLKEKKLVWAGKPFKVMVAAVVSFFLGWLPYHLYHGLKLYKKEVPESVMGTLLVIYTFTSCFNACFTPILYLFVGEKFWKVFRMSLLTLVKAAFVDDLGSSAPESSGRQGSEIKNKKEEMV, encoded by the exons atgccg AGAGCAAGTTGGGGCGGAGCATGTATTAGACACAGAGTTAAGGGGAGTGAATTCAAAACACAGGGCAGTACTGA GTGGGGACAGACAAAGGGACGCTTTGCTGGGCAAAGACACATCACCCGAGTCTCTGTGCTGG AAGGATCCTGCATGCTTTCACGA GGTATCATGGCTCTCCCACCAACCACAGTGGCAAATTCCACCAAGACACCAGAGACCATGAAGACCCCTCACCTGGCCTCTGCTGTGTTGCTCTTCATCACCTTCCTGGTGGGTGTGGTGGGGAACGGGATGTTCCTGTGGgtgctggggctgaagatgagGAGGACAGTGACCACGCTCTGGTTCCTCCACCTGGTCTCCTGCTACCTCCTCTTCACCCTGCTGATCCCCTTCTTTGCCGTCTACGTCCTCCTTGATTTCCACTGGGTCTTTGGCATGGCCATGTGCAAGCTTCTCAATGCCTTCATTTCCATGGGCATGTTCTCCTCTGTCTTCCTTCTCACACTCATCAGTCTGGACCGCTACACCCTCACTCACCACCCAATCTGGTCCCGGAATCACCGCACCCTGTCCCGAGCTTGGAAGCTGGTTGTGGGCGTGTGGCTGGCCTCCTTCGGTCTCAGCACTCCCTACCTGGCTTTCCGGGAGACCCAGGTGTTGGACGGGGGCAGGATCATGTGTGTCAATAAATACAACATCTTCGGAGACTGGAATGGAGCCGAGATGCAGGACCTGGTGAGACGGATCCACCTGGCTATCTTTGTGGTCCGGTTCCTGCTgggcttcctgctgcccttctGTACCATCGTGGGATGTTATGTCCGCATGGAGCTGAAGTTGAAGGAGAAGAAGCTGGTGTGGGCTGGGAAGCCCTTCAAAGTCATGGTGGCCGCGGTGGTTTCCTTCTTTCTCGGGTGGCTGCCCTACCACCTCTACCACGGCTTGAAGCTCTACAAGAAGGAGGTGCCAGAGTCAGTGATGGGCACCCTCTTGGTCATTTACACCTTCACGTCCTGCTTCAATGCCTGCTTCACCCCCATCCTCTACCTCTTTGTGGGGGAGAAGTTCTGGAAGGTCTTCAGGATGTCTCTTCTCACTCTGGTCAAAGCTGCTTTTGTCGATGATCTCGGAAGCAGTGCCCCCGAGTCTAGTGGAAGACAGGGTTCAGAAATCAAGAACAAAAAAGAAGAGATGGTGTGA